A portion of the Streptomyces platensis genome contains these proteins:
- a CDS encoding response regulator, which translates to MVQKAKILLVDDRPENLLALEAILSALDQTLVRASSGEEALKALLTDDFAVILLDVQMPGMDGFETAAHIKRRERTRDIPIIFLTAINHGPHHTFRGYAAGAVDYISKPFDPWVLRAKVSVFVELYMKNCQLREQASLLRLQLEGGRTSADEARESAGLLAELSARLAAVEEQAEALSKQLDETADAATVATAAHLERKLTGLRRALDALEPGSGSVAG; encoded by the coding sequence ATGGTGCAGAAGGCCAAGATCCTCCTGGTCGATGACCGGCCGGAGAATCTGCTGGCGCTGGAGGCGATCCTCTCTGCGCTCGATCAGACACTGGTGCGGGCATCGTCCGGGGAGGAAGCGCTCAAAGCACTGCTCACGGACGATTTCGCGGTGATTCTGCTCGATGTGCAGATGCCGGGGATGGACGGATTCGAGACCGCCGCGCACATCAAGCGGCGCGAGCGGACCCGGGACATCCCGATCATCTTCCTCACGGCCATCAACCACGGCCCGCATCACACCTTCCGCGGGTACGCGGCCGGCGCGGTGGACTACATCTCCAAGCCGTTCGACCCGTGGGTGCTGCGCGCCAAGGTCTCGGTGTTCGTCGAGCTGTACATGAAGAACTGCCAACTGCGGGAGCAGGCTTCCCTGCTGAGGCTTCAGCTGGAGGGCGGACGGACGAGCGCCGACGAGGCGCGGGAGTCCGCGGGGCTGCTCGCCGAGCTCTCCGCGCGGCTGGCCGCGGTCGAGGAGCAGGCCGAGGCGCTGTCCAAGCAGCTGGACGAGACGGCGGACGCGGCGACGGTCGCCACCGCGGCGCATCTGGAGCGCAAACTGACCGGACTGCGCAGGGCGCTGGACGCCCTGGAGCCGGGGTCGGGAAGCGTCGCGGGGTAA
- a CDS encoding DNA translocase FtsK, whose translation MASRTSGKGTQSTAGPSKQRAGRTAGGAAKKTAAKKTPAKPPAKKAAAKRAPAKKTAAKKAAPKPAPSPTGGVYRLARACWLGLAHGIGAMFRGVGRGAKNLDPAHRKDGLALLLLGLSLVIAAGTWSNLSGPVGDLVELLVTGAFGRLDLVVPILLGGIAVRLIRHPEQPEANGRIVIGLSALVVGVLGQVAMACGSPGRDNGLAAIQDAGGYLGWVASKPLIFTVGQTLAVALLALLTLFGLLVVTATPVNAIPQRLRALGIKLGVVHPEVEYDEVEDYAEEWREQPVRKPRRSAAAPAAQDPDAIEEAALAKRRRPRRASAQSDPDRPMDAVDVAAAAAAALDGAVLHGVQPSPLVAGLSSSISGERRGRDGEDTAGESGTVPPARGAEPEPSTNERTPAVPDFTKAAPEPSGELPARAEQLQLSGDITYSLPSLDLLSRGGPGKTRSAANDAIVTALTTVFQEFKVDAAVTGFTRGPTVTRYEVELGPAVKVEKITALAKNIAYAVASPDVRIISPIPGKSAVGIEIPNTDREMVNLGDVLRLADAAGDDHPMLVALGKDVEGGYVMANMAKMPHVLVAGATGSGKSSCINCLITSVMVRATPEDVRMVLVDPKRVELTAYEGIPHLITPIITNPKRAAEALQWVVREMDLRYDDLAAYGFRHIDDFNEAVRSGKVSSPEGSERELAPYPYLLVIVDELADLMMVAPRDVEDSIVRITQLARAAGIHLVLATQRPSVDVVTGLIKANVPSRLAFATSSLADSRVILDQPGAEKLIGKGDGLFLPMGANKPVRMQGAFVTEEEVAAVVQHCKDQMAPVFRDDVTVGTAKKKEIDEDIGDDLDLLCQAAELVVSTQFGSTSMLQRKLRVGFAKAGRLMDLMESRNIVGPSEGSKARDVLVKPDELDGVLAVIRGEATE comes from the coding sequence ATGGCCTCACGTACGTCCGGCAAGGGAACCCAGAGCACGGCGGGCCCCTCGAAGCAGCGCGCCGGACGGACCGCGGGCGGCGCCGCCAAGAAGACCGCCGCGAAGAAAACACCCGCGAAGCCGCCGGCCAAGAAGGCGGCCGCGAAGAGGGCACCGGCCAAGAAGACCGCCGCCAAGAAGGCCGCGCCCAAACCGGCGCCGTCACCCACCGGCGGGGTCTACCGTCTCGCCCGCGCCTGCTGGCTCGGGCTCGCGCACGGCATCGGGGCGATGTTCCGCGGTGTGGGCCGCGGCGCGAAGAACCTCGATCCGGCGCACCGCAAGGACGGACTGGCGCTGCTGCTGCTCGGGCTGTCGCTGGTGATCGCGGCCGGCACCTGGTCGAACCTCAGCGGCCCGGTCGGCGACCTCGTCGAGCTGCTGGTGACCGGCGCCTTCGGCCGGCTCGATCTGGTCGTACCGATACTGCTGGGCGGCATCGCCGTACGCCTCATCCGGCACCCCGAGCAGCCGGAGGCCAACGGCCGGATCGTGATCGGGCTGTCCGCGCTGGTGGTCGGCGTCCTCGGGCAGGTCGCGATGGCCTGCGGCTCGCCGGGCCGGGACAACGGCCTGGCCGCCATACAGGACGCCGGCGGCTACCTCGGGTGGGTCGCGTCCAAGCCGCTGATCTTCACCGTCGGACAGACCCTGGCGGTGGCGCTGCTGGCGCTGCTGACCCTCTTCGGGCTGCTGGTGGTCACCGCGACGCCGGTGAACGCCATCCCGCAGCGGCTGCGGGCGCTCGGCATCAAGCTGGGCGTGGTGCATCCCGAGGTGGAGTACGACGAGGTCGAGGACTACGCGGAGGAGTGGCGCGAGCAGCCCGTACGCAAGCCGCGCCGCAGCGCCGCCGCACCGGCCGCGCAGGACCCGGACGCGATAGAGGAAGCGGCGCTGGCCAAGCGGCGCCGGCCGCGCCGGGCCTCCGCACAGTCCGACCCGGACCGGCCGATGGACGCGGTGGACGTCGCCGCCGCGGCCGCCGCCGCGCTGGACGGCGCGGTGCTGCACGGCGTCCAGCCGTCACCGCTCGTCGCCGGCCTCAGCAGCAGCATCTCCGGGGAGCGGCGCGGCCGCGACGGTGAGGACACCGCGGGGGAGAGCGGCACGGTGCCGCCGGCCCGCGGCGCGGAGCCGGAGCCGTCCACGAACGAGCGCACCCCGGCCGTGCCGGACTTCACCAAGGCCGCGCCCGAGCCCTCGGGTGAGCTGCCGGCCCGCGCCGAGCAGCTCCAGCTGTCCGGCGACATCACCTACTCGCTGCCCTCCCTGGACCTGCTCTCCCGGGGCGGTCCAGGAAAGACCCGCAGCGCCGCGAACGACGCCATAGTGACCGCGCTGACCACGGTCTTCCAGGAGTTCAAGGTCGATGCCGCGGTCACCGGCTTCACCCGCGGCCCGACGGTCACCCGCTACGAGGTCGAGCTCGGCCCGGCGGTCAAGGTCGAGAAGATCACCGCCCTGGCCAAGAACATCGCCTACGCGGTGGCCAGCCCCGACGTCCGCATCATCAGCCCGATCCCCGGCAAGTCCGCGGTCGGCATCGAGATCCCCAACACGGACCGCGAGATGGTCAACCTCGGCGATGTGCTGCGGCTGGCTGACGCGGCGGGCGATGACCATCCGATGCTGGTGGCGCTCGGCAAGGACGTCGAGGGCGGCTACGTCATGGCCAACATGGCGAAGATGCCGCACGTCCTGGTGGCCGGTGCCACCGGCTCCGGCAAGTCCTCCTGCATCAACTGCCTGATCACCTCGGTGATGGTCCGGGCCACGCCGGAGGACGTCCGGATGGTGCTGGTCGACCCCAAGCGCGTCGAGCTGACCGCGTACGAGGGCATCCCGCATCTGATCACGCCGATCATCACCAACCCCAAGCGCGCCGCCGAGGCGCTCCAGTGGGTGGTGCGCGAGATGGACTTGCGCTACGACGATCTCGCCGCCTACGGCTTCCGGCACATCGACGACTTCAACGAGGCGGTCCGCAGCGGCAAGGTCAGCTCTCCCGAGGGCAGCGAGCGCGAGCTGGCGCCGTACCCGTATCTGCTGGTCATCGTGGACGAGCTGGCGGACCTGATGATGGTCGCGCCGCGGGACGTGGAGGACTCGATCGTCCGCATCACCCAGCTCGCCCGCGCGGCAGGCATCCACCTGGTGCTCGCCACCCAGCGCCCGTCCGTCGATGTGGTCACCGGCCTGATCAAGGCCAATGTGCCCTCCCGGCTCGCGTTCGCCACCTCCTCGCTCGCCGACAGCCGGGTCATCCTCGACCAGCCGGGCGCCGAGAAGCTGATCGGCAAGGGCGACGGGCTGTTCCTGCCGATGGGCGCCAACAAGCCGGTGCGCATGCAGGGCGCCTTCGTGACCGAGGAGGAGGTCGCGGCCGTCGTCCAGCACTGCAAGGACCAGATGGCGCCCGTCTTCCGCGACGACGTCACCGTCGGCACGGCGAAGAAGAAGGAGATCGACGAGGACATCGGCGATGACCTCGATCTGCTGTGTCAGGCCGCTGAGCTGGTGGTTTCCACCCAGTTCGGGTCGACGTCGATGCTTCAGCGCAAGCTGCGGGTGGGCTTTGCCAAGGCCGGCCGGCTGATGGACCTGATGGAGTCGCGGAACATCGTCGGGCCGAGCGAGGGTTCCAAGGCTCGTGACGTTCTTGTGAAGCCTGATGAACTGGACGGAGTGCTGGCGGTGATCCGGGGGGAGGCTACCGAGTAG
- a CDS encoding helix-turn-helix domain-containing protein, with the protein MSIGNSPEADRPSVGAALQKARIGAGLTVEEVSTTTRVRIPLVHAIEQDDFSRCGGDVYARGHIRALARAVSLDSRPLIDQFDAEHGGRPAPTPAAPLYEAERIRSEPRRPNWTAAMVAAIVAVVGFAGFTLFTGGDKSDGGSVAAGDAHAKPAPAPTRHPSTIRPTLKPEPSDSAVAGLPKDKVTIKVTARDGQSWISAKDASGKLLEDGLLKQGESKTITDKKRIDLVLGNAGAVQLYVNGKEVKQVGEKGTVERLSYTPGDPQAG; encoded by the coding sequence GTGTCCATCGGCAACTCCCCCGAAGCAGACCGGCCTTCCGTCGGTGCTGCCCTCCAGAAGGCCCGTATCGGAGCGGGACTGACCGTCGAAGAGGTCAGTACGACGACACGGGTGCGCATCCCTCTCGTGCACGCGATCGAGCAGGACGACTTCTCCCGCTGCGGCGGCGACGTCTACGCCCGGGGGCACATCCGGGCGCTCGCCCGTGCCGTATCCCTCGATTCCCGACCCCTGATCGACCAGTTCGACGCCGAGCACGGCGGCCGGCCCGCGCCGACCCCCGCCGCACCGCTCTACGAAGCCGAACGGATCCGCTCCGAGCCGCGCCGCCCCAATTGGACCGCGGCGATGGTCGCGGCGATCGTCGCCGTGGTCGGATTCGCGGGCTTCACGCTCTTCACGGGCGGCGACAAGAGCGACGGCGGCTCGGTCGCGGCCGGTGACGCCCATGCGAAGCCGGCGCCGGCGCCCACCCGCCACCCCTCCACCATCCGGCCGACCCTCAAGCCCGAGCCCTCCGACAGCGCCGTCGCCGGCCTGCCGAAGGACAAGGTCACGATCAAGGTGACCGCCCGCGACGGCCAAAGCTGGATCTCCGCCAAGGACGCCAGCGGCAAACTCCTGGAAGACGGTCTGCTCAAGCAGGGCGAATCCAAGACCATCACCGACAAGAAGCGGATCGACCTGGTCCTCGGTAACGCCGGAGCCGTGCAGCTGTACGTCAACGGCAAGGAGGTCAAGCAGGTCGGCGAGAAGGGCACCGTGGAGCGGCTCAGCTACACGCCGGGGGACCCCCAGGCGGGCTGA
- the rimO gene encoding 30S ribosomal protein S12 methylthiotransferase RimO, whose translation MPERRTVALVTLGCARNEVDSEELAGRLAADGWELVEEAADADVAVVNTCGFVEAAKKDSVDALLEANDLKDHGRTQAVVAVGCMAERYGKELAEALPEADGVLGFDDYSDISGRLQTILSGGNVEAHTPRDRRKLLPISPAERQGSTAVALPGHAQTGADEPAAPPEDLPEGIAPASGPRAPLRRRLGTSPVASVKLASGCDRRCSFCAIPSFRGSFISRRPSDVLGETRWLAGEGVKEIMLVSENNTSYGKDLGDIRLLETLLPELAAVDGIERIRVSYLQPAEMRPGLIDVLTGTDKVAPYFDLSFQHSAPGVLRAMRRFGGTDSFLELLETIRTKAPQAGARSNFIVGFPGESESDLAELERFITEARLDAIGVFGYSDEDGTEAASYEDKVAPDVVAERLARVSRLAEELTAQRAEERIGETLRVLVDRTDDEDGVVGRAAHQAPETDGVTLLSTDRELEPGRMVEAKVVASEGVDLVAEVLSVEGTGCTEEAGR comes from the coding sequence ATGCCCGAACGCCGTACCGTCGCCCTTGTCACTCTTGGCTGCGCCCGTAACGAGGTGGACTCGGAGGAGCTCGCAGGCCGCCTGGCAGCGGACGGCTGGGAGCTCGTCGAGGAAGCCGCCGATGCCGATGTCGCCGTCGTCAACACCTGTGGTTTCGTCGAGGCCGCCAAGAAGGACTCCGTTGATGCCCTGCTGGAAGCCAACGACCTGAAGGATCATGGCAGAACCCAGGCCGTGGTGGCCGTCGGCTGCATGGCCGAGCGCTACGGCAAGGAACTCGCCGAGGCGCTGCCCGAGGCGGACGGAGTGCTCGGCTTCGACGACTACAGCGATATCTCCGGCCGGCTCCAGACCATCCTGAGCGGCGGAAACGTCGAGGCCCACACCCCGCGCGACCGCCGCAAGCTGCTGCCGATCAGCCCGGCCGAGCGCCAGGGCTCCACCGCGGTCGCGCTGCCCGGCCACGCCCAGACCGGTGCCGACGAGCCGGCCGCCCCGCCCGAGGACCTGCCGGAGGGCATCGCGCCGGCCTCCGGACCGCGGGCCCCGCTGCGCCGCCGGCTCGGCACCAGCCCGGTCGCCTCCGTGAAGCTGGCCTCCGGCTGCGACCGGCGCTGCTCGTTCTGCGCCATCCCGTCCTTCCGCGGCTCCTTCATCTCCCGCCGGCCCTCCGATGTGCTCGGGGAGACGCGCTGGCTGGCCGGGGAGGGCGTCAAGGAGATCATGCTGGTCTCCGAGAACAACACCTCCTACGGCAAGGACCTCGGCGACATCCGCCTGCTGGAGACGCTGCTGCCGGAGCTGGCTGCCGTCGACGGCATCGAGCGGATCCGCGTCAGCTACCTCCAGCCGGCCGAGATGCGACCGGGGCTGATCGATGTGCTGACCGGTACCGACAAGGTCGCGCCGTACTTCGATCTGTCCTTCCAGCACTCGGCGCCCGGTGTGCTGCGGGCGATGCGGCGCTTCGGCGGCACCGACAGCTTCCTGGAGCTGCTGGAGACGATCCGGACGAAGGCGCCGCAGGCCGGAGCCCGCTCCAACTTCATCGTCGGCTTCCCCGGCGAGAGCGAGAGCGACCTGGCGGAGCTGGAGCGCTTCATCACCGAGGCCCGGCTCGATGCCATCGGCGTCTTCGGCTACTCCGACGAGGACGGCACCGAGGCCGCCTCGTACGAGGACAAGGTCGCCCCGGACGTGGTCGCCGAGCGGCTGGCGCGGGTCTCCCGGCTGGCCGAGGAGCTGACCGCGCAGCGCGCCGAGGAGCGGATCGGCGAGACGCTGCGGGTGCTGGTCGACCGGACCGACGACGAGGACGGTGTCGTCGGGCGGGCCGCGCACCAGGCCCCGGAGACCGATGGCGTCACCCTGCTGTCGACCGACCGGGAACTGGAGCCCGGTCGTATGGTCGAAGCAAAGGTGGTGGCGAGCGAGGGCGTGGACCTCGTCGCGGAGGTGCTGTCGGTGGAGGGCACGGGGTGTACCGAGGAGGCGGGCAGATGA
- the pgsA gene encoding CDP-diacylglycerol--glycerol-3-phosphate 3-phosphatidyltransferase, with protein MTGVPASAAGGPRTAPVVRQAGLWNIANVLTMLRLVLVPAFVLLLMHDDGTDPVWRVFAWAAFAVAMITDVFDGHLARAYNLVTDFGKIADPIADKAIMGAALICLSVLGDLPWWVTGVILFRELGITLMRFWVIKHGVIPASRGGKIKTLAQGTAVGMYVLVLTGPLATFRWWVMAVAVALTVVTGLDYVRQAVVLRRAGLARERAVRAERDAAR; from the coding sequence ATGACCGGAGTCCCGGCATCCGCAGCGGGTGGCCCGCGCACGGCGCCGGTCGTCCGGCAGGCCGGGCTGTGGAACATCGCCAACGTCCTGACGATGCTGCGGCTGGTGCTGGTCCCGGCCTTCGTGCTGCTGCTGATGCACGACGACGGTACGGATCCGGTCTGGCGCGTCTTCGCCTGGGCCGCGTTCGCCGTCGCCATGATCACCGACGTGTTCGACGGGCATCTGGCGCGGGCGTACAACCTGGTCACCGACTTCGGCAAGATCGCCGACCCGATCGCGGACAAGGCGATCATGGGTGCCGCGCTGATCTGTCTGTCGGTGCTGGGTGATCTGCCCTGGTGGGTGACCGGCGTGATCCTCTTCCGGGAGCTCGGCATCACACTGATGCGGTTCTGGGTGATCAAGCACGGTGTCATTCCGGCCAGTCGTGGCGGCAAAATCAAGACATTGGCGCAGGGCACCGCGGTCGGGATGTACGTCCTGGTGCTGACCGGTCCGCTGGCCACCTTCCGCTGGTGGGTGATGGCGGTGGCGGTGGCGCTGACCGTCGTCACCGGGCTCGACTACGTCCGGCAGGCCGTGGTGCTGCGCCGGGCCGGGCTGGCCCGGGAGCGGGCCGTGCGCGCCGAGCGGGACGCGGCCCGGTGA
- a CDS encoding CinA family protein, translating into MSGPGSAAAGALEMLAGRGQSLAVAESLTGGLVAGALTAVPGASRVVRGSVTAYATEVKREVLGVDGTLLAARGAVDGEVARQMASGARRVLGADWGLATTGVAGPDPQDGHPVGTVFVAVQGPDGAGAVRRLSLAGDRDRIRQDTIRAVLALLLSELTENMRAQDTEQHGGNGCLQP; encoded by the coding sequence GTGAGCGGGCCGGGTTCTGCCGCCGCCGGGGCGCTGGAGATGCTCGCCGGGCGGGGACAGAGCCTGGCTGTGGCCGAATCACTGACCGGCGGCCTGGTGGCGGGCGCGCTGACCGCCGTCCCGGGGGCCTCGCGGGTGGTCCGGGGCTCGGTCACCGCGTATGCGACCGAGGTCAAGCGCGAGGTGCTGGGCGTGGACGGCACTCTGCTGGCCGCGCGCGGTGCCGTGGACGGCGAGGTCGCCCGGCAGATGGCGAGCGGTGCGCGGCGGGTGCTGGGCGCCGACTGGGGCCTGGCCACCACGGGTGTGGCCGGCCCCGATCCGCAGGACGGGCATCCGGTGGGCACCGTTTTCGTGGCGGTGCAGGGACCGGACGGTGCCGGAGCGGTGCGCCGGCTGTCGCTGGCGGGGGATCGTGACCGGATTCGCCAGGACACCATTCGCGCCGTGCTCGCACTGTTGTTGAGCGAACTGACAGAAAATATGCGGGCACAGGATACGGAACAACACGGGGGGAATGGATGTTTGCAGCCCTGA
- a CDS encoding helix-turn-helix domain-containing protein produces the protein MILLRRLLGDVLRRQRQRQGRTLREVSSSARVSLGYLSEVERGQKEASSELLSSICDALDVRMSELMREVSDELALAELAASAAASDTVPAPVRPKLNSVSVTSLAGVPEDRVTIKSPADVVDVVAA, from the coding sequence ATGATTCTGCTTCGTCGCCTGCTGGGTGACGTGCTGCGCCGACAGCGTCAGCGCCAGGGCCGAACCCTGCGCGAGGTCTCTTCCTCCGCCCGGGTATCGCTCGGCTATTTGTCCGAGGTGGAGAGGGGGCAGAAGGAGGCCTCCTCCGAGCTGCTCTCGTCGATCTGTGACGCGCTGGATGTGCGCATGTCCGAGCTCATGCGGGAGGTCAGCGACGAGCTTGCGCTCGCCGAGCTGGCAGCGTCCGCGGCCGCGAGCGACACGGTGCCCGCGCCGGTGCGGCCGAAGCTCAATTCGGTGTCCGTCACGTCCCTGGCCGGTGTGCCGGAGGACCGCGTGACCATCAAGTCCCCGGCCGACGTCGTGGATGTCGTCGCGGCCTGA
- a CDS encoding Dps family protein, whose translation MSVVKSTLSDGDRGIVGNALQGALVDLVDLSLVAKQVHWNVIGPRFRSVHLQLDEVVASGRQHADTVAERAAAIGVSPDGRAVTVAKTSGIAEVKDGWIKDGDVVRAMVEALSAVIGRMRERILATAEADPVSQDILIGLTADLEKHHWMFQAEAQ comes from the coding sequence ATGTCTGTCGTCAAGAGCACACTGTCCGACGGGGACCGCGGCATCGTCGGGAACGCCCTCCAGGGAGCCCTCGTCGACCTGGTGGATCTCTCCCTCGTCGCGAAGCAGGTGCACTGGAACGTCATCGGTCCGCGCTTCCGCTCCGTACATCTCCAGCTCGACGAGGTGGTCGCCAGCGGACGGCAGCACGCCGACACGGTGGCCGAGCGGGCGGCCGCGATCGGGGTGTCCCCTGACGGGCGGGCGGTCACCGTCGCCAAGACCAGCGGCATCGCCGAGGTCAAGGACGGCTGGATCAAGGACGGCGACGTGGTGCGGGCGATGGTGGAGGCGCTGAGCGCGGTCATCGGCCGGATGCGCGAGCGGATCCTCGCCACCGCGGAGGCGGACCCGGTCAGCCAGGACATTCTCATCGGGCTGACCGCCGACCTGGAGAAGCATCACTGGATGTTCCAGGCCGAGGCCCAGTGA
- a CDS encoding SDR family NAD(P)-dependent oxidoreductase, producing MPLTAYDLTGRTALVTGAASGIGRATATLLADAGATVHCADLDAQGAQATAAAITAAAGSAHAHRLDVTRREQVAAVIDAARSATGRLDVMANIAGIMHSAPVLETADTDLDRVWNTNFKGVLYGCQEAARAMIATGTRGSLVNMASGAIDTGAPGLLSYGAAKAAVVQLTKTLATEVGRHGIRVNAVAPGWIRTAMTDRHTAQAQQQAEGPMIRMSPLGRVGEPEDVAHTVLHLASDASSFMTGQVLRPNGGVAMPW from the coding sequence ATGCCTCTCACGGCGTACGACCTCACGGGCCGCACCGCGCTCGTCACGGGCGCGGCGAGCGGCATCGGCCGCGCCACCGCCACCCTCCTCGCCGACGCCGGAGCCACCGTCCACTGCGCCGACCTCGACGCACAGGGCGCACAGGCGACCGCCGCGGCCATCACCGCGGCAGCCGGCTCCGCGCACGCCCACCGACTCGATGTCACCCGGCGCGAGCAGGTCGCCGCCGTCATCGACGCCGCCCGCAGCGCCACCGGCCGCCTCGACGTCATGGCGAATATCGCCGGAATCATGCACTCCGCCCCCGTGCTGGAGACCGCGGACACGGATCTGGACCGCGTCTGGAACACCAACTTCAAAGGCGTGCTGTACGGCTGCCAGGAGGCCGCCCGCGCCATGATCGCCACCGGCACCCGGGGCTCCCTCGTGAACATGGCCTCCGGCGCGATCGATACCGGCGCCCCCGGCCTGCTCTCCTACGGCGCCGCCAAGGCCGCCGTCGTCCAGCTCACCAAGACCCTGGCCACCGAGGTCGGCCGGCACGGCATCCGCGTCAATGCCGTCGCCCCGGGCTGGATCCGTACGGCGATGACCGACCGCCACACCGCACAGGCGCAGCAGCAGGCGGAGGGCCCGATGATCCGGATGTCGCCACTGGGGAGGGTGGGAGAGCCGGAAGACGTCGCCCACACCGTGCTGCACCTGGCGTCGGACGCCTCGTCCTTCATGACCGGCCAGGTCCTCCGCCCGAACGGCGGCGTCGCCATGCCCTGGTGA
- a CDS encoding Fpg/Nei family DNA glycosylase — translation MPEGDTVWRLAQRLHDALTGGPLTRCDLRVPRLATVDLTGRGVLGVLPRGKHLLTRFEGGLTLHSHLRMDGAWQIYAPAERWRAGPAHQIRAILGTADHTAVGYRLPVLDLLRTADEPRVVGHLGPDLLGPDWDPAEALRRLLATPERPLGEALLDQRNLAGIGNVYKCELCFLLHASPWLPIGALPRPEHVPTLAKKLLEANKRRPARITTASARPDRRLWVYGRAGRPCLRCGTGIRTADQDPTAEERVTYWCPTCQPDPRVSRPTG, via the coding sequence ATGCCCGAAGGTGACACCGTCTGGCGCTTGGCCCAGCGGCTCCACGACGCGCTGACCGGCGGCCCGCTGACCCGCTGCGATCTGCGCGTACCCCGGCTGGCGACGGTGGATCTGACCGGCCGCGGGGTGCTGGGCGTCCTCCCCCGCGGCAAGCACCTCCTCACCCGCTTCGAGGGCGGTCTGACCCTCCACTCCCATCTGCGGATGGACGGCGCATGGCAGATCTACGCCCCGGCCGAGCGCTGGCGCGCCGGCCCCGCCCACCAGATCCGGGCGATCCTCGGCACCGCGGACCACACCGCCGTCGGCTACCGCCTCCCCGTGCTCGATCTGCTGCGTACCGCCGACGAGCCCCGGGTCGTCGGCCATCTGGGGCCCGATCTCCTCGGCCCGGACTGGGACCCCGCCGAAGCCCTGCGCCGCCTGCTCGCCACCCCGGAGCGCCCCCTCGGCGAGGCCCTGCTCGACCAGCGCAATCTCGCCGGCATCGGCAATGTCTACAAATGCGAGCTGTGCTTCCTGCTGCACGCCTCGCCCTGGCTACCCATAGGAGCACTCCCCCGCCCGGAACACGTGCCCACGCTCGCCAAGAAGCTCCTCGAGGCCAACAAGCGACGCCCCGCCCGTATCACCACGGCCAGCGCCCGCCCCGACCGACGGCTGTGGGTCTACGGCCGGGCCGGCCGCCCCTGCCTGCGCTGCGGCACCGGTATCCGCACCGCCGACCAGGACCCCACCGCCGAGGAACGCGTCACCTACTGGTGCCCCACCTGCCAGCCGGACCCACGGGTCAGCCGCCCCACCGGCTGA